A single region of the Gracilibacillus caseinilyticus genome encodes:
- a CDS encoding ISL3 family transposase: MYMQFNMNLPGLESVIVTKMEELEGDFYLHIKLPVKKHRCPACGERTSHVHDYRIQKVQHLKLFERTSYLFYRKRRYVCTCGKRFPEKNQVVGRYQRHSKEWNQALGLRVIQGKNFKDTAGQFRTSQTTAIRRFDQLAATSLKEVDTLPPVIAIDEYKGDTTEGKYQVIIANGETGVPLDILPNRSVRTIKKYLAKKGSQVKMVVMDMSYSFKSAVQKALGNPIIIADRFHFCRYIYWALERVRRRVQKEFHDYDRKKCKRMKHIFYKRYEELSSKQHWYLDRYLGLSEDLRQAYGLKEAFRSWFEGAKKVGTKDLGEVKQGLYNYYKQVEKAGLDEFIKAAGTLKNWQAEVLNSFAFDYNTGFVEGLNNQTKVIKRNAFGFKRYDRLRLRVLLHHQFKNLDFQVG; this comes from the coding sequence GTGTACATGCAGTTTAACATGAATTTACCAGGATTAGAAAGTGTTATTGTTACTAAGATGGAGGAGTTGGAGGGGGACTTTTACTTACATATAAAGTTGCCTGTTAAGAAACACCGTTGTCCTGCTTGTGGGGAAAGAACAAGCCACGTCCATGACTATAGAATACAAAAGGTACAACACTTAAAGCTCTTTGAACGAACATCTTATCTGTTTTATAGGAAGCGAAGATACGTTTGTACTTGTGGAAAGAGGTTTCCTGAGAAAAACCAAGTTGTAGGGCGATATCAAAGACATTCAAAGGAATGGAATCAAGCCCTAGGGCTTCGTGTTATCCAGGGGAAAAACTTTAAAGATACTGCTGGTCAGTTCAGAACTTCTCAAACAACAGCTATTCGTCGATTTGATCAACTAGCAGCTACTAGTTTAAAAGAAGTGGACACGTTACCACCAGTAATAGCTATCGATGAATATAAAGGGGATACAACAGAAGGTAAATACCAAGTAATCATCGCAAATGGAGAAACAGGTGTCCCGCTTGATATATTACCGAATCGCTCTGTACGTACGATTAAAAAGTACTTAGCCAAAAAAGGATCTCAAGTAAAGATGGTTGTCATGGATATGAGCTATAGCTTTAAGTCAGCAGTTCAAAAGGCTTTGGGGAACCCCATCATCATTGCAGATCGCTTCCACTTTTGTCGGTATATTTATTGGGCTTTAGAACGAGTGAGAAGACGTGTTCAAAAAGAATTCCATGATTACGACCGCAAAAAGTGCAAGCGTATGAAACACATTTTTTATAAACGATATGAAGAACTGAGTAGTAAGCAACACTGGTATTTAGACAGATATTTAGGCTTGTCGGAGGATTTACGACAGGCCTATGGTTTAAAGGAAGCATTCCGCTCCTGGTTTGAAGGAGCGAAAAAGGTTGGAACAAAAGATTTAGGTGAAGTAAAACAAGGACTGTATAACTATTACAAACAGGTAGAAAAAGCAGGACTAGATGAGTTCATCAAAGCCGCTGGTACACTCAAGAACTGGCAAGCAGAAGTTTTAAATAGTTTTGCCTTTGACTACAACACTGGATTTGTGGAGGGCCTAAATAACCAAACAAAGGTTATTAAACGTAATGCATTTGGCTTTAAACGATACGATCGATTAAGGTTACGTGTATTACTGCATCATCAATTTAAAAACCTAGATTTTCAAGTTGGTTAA
- the mnhG gene encoding monovalent cation/H(+) antiporter subunit G — protein MTGTTTEFIMNILVIVFLIAGTFFVISASIGVIRFPDIYTRLHASTKAATLGISGIMIGAFIFLYVEHQIVSGKLILGIIFILLTAPVSAHMIGRAAHSIGIKPWSQDGNTKDEYADALKDK, from the coding sequence TTGACAGGGACGACGACTGAATTCATTATGAATATTTTGGTGATTGTGTTTTTAATTGCTGGTACCTTTTTCGTCATCTCGGCATCTATTGGTGTGATTCGGTTTCCCGATATTTATACAAGGCTGCACGCTTCGACCAAAGCAGCAACACTTGGTATTTCAGGAATCATGATCGGTGCTTTTATCTTCTTATATGTTGAGCATCAGATTGTCAGTGGTAAGCTGATCTTAGGAATCATCTTCATACTGCTAACCGCTCCCGTATCCGCCCATATGATCGGCCGCGCCGCCCATTCCATCGGCATAAAACCATGGAGCCAGGATGGTAATACAAAAGACGAATACGCAGACGCACTAAAAGACAAATGA
- a CDS encoding Na(+)/H(+) antiporter subunit F1, which produces MNELINTIAIVCMIVVTISIALLLYRVIKGPTNPDRAVALDAIGINLMGMAGLSAILLVTTRLNDVILLIGILLFVGTVGLAKYLEKGVIIDRDDD; this is translated from the coding sequence ATGAATGAACTGATTAATACGATTGCGATCGTCTGTATGATTGTCGTTACCATTTCCATTGCACTCTTATTATATCGCGTAATAAAAGGACCCACTAACCCCGACCGTGCTGTAGCGTTAGACGCGATTGGCATTAACTTAATGGGAATGGCTGGCCTAAGCGCTATTCTGCTCGTCACAACTCGGCTGAATGACGTTATTTTATTAATCGGGATCCTGTTATTTGTTGGAACAGTTGGTTTAGCAAAATATTTAGAAAAGGGTGTTATCATTGACAGGGACGACGACTGA
- a CDS encoding Na+/H+ antiporter subunit E translates to MTLQIVLNVIIAIMWMFLTETYTFVSFLSGYIMGILLLFLLRRFIPDTFYFKRVWKIIKLVFLFIKELLIANWDILKWVYKPKQDYKPGIFALPTELKSNWEITILTSLISLTPGTLSVAVSNDNSVIYIHAMDIDTNETAIEAIKTTFEQAIMEVTR, encoded by the coding sequence ATGACTCTTCAAATTGTATTAAATGTCATTATCGCTATCATGTGGATGTTTTTAACGGAGACCTATACCTTCGTATCCTTTTTGTCAGGTTATATCATGGGGATACTGCTATTGTTCCTGTTAAGACGGTTTATTCCTGATACGTTTTATTTCAAGCGTGTATGGAAAATCATAAAACTGGTCTTTCTATTTATCAAAGAGTTATTGATTGCGAATTGGGATATTTTAAAATGGGTGTACAAACCAAAACAAGATTATAAACCTGGCATTTTTGCCTTACCTACGGAATTAAAGAGCAACTGGGAGATTACGATACTAACCTCTTTAATTTCTTTGACGCCAGGTACATTGTCGGTTGCTGTTTCAAACGATAACAGTGTGATCTATATTCACGCAATGGATATTGACACGAACGAAACAGCAATTGAAGCGATTAAAACAACATTTGAACAGGCGATTATGGAGGTGACGAGATGA
- a CDS encoding Na+/H+ antiporter subunit D, protein MISNLAVLPIVIPLIAGVIAILINRKLTIVRRFAQILTAVNTIVVGYILFYVSQNGAVILEAGDWMAPFGIVLVADLLSVVLVFTTNIIALACVFYAPKSLSDQQEEFYFYTFYFLLISGVSGAFITGDLFNLFVFFEVLLMASYGLIVLGGDKVQLRESIKYVLINLFSSMLFVTTVAFLYSVVGTVNMAQIAQRVGEVEQTGVLTAIGILLFFVFGTKAALFPLYYWLPKPYIAPNPVVSALFGALLTKVGIYSLLRVFSIIFVHKSDVTHELFIWIAALTLIFGAIGAMSTQNIKLIVAYNIIPAVGFMLLGIGVYNSTGYAGTVYYLLSDMIIKAALFLLVGAIAYLAGTSDLRKIRGLIHHYPFLGWIFFIAALVLSGIPPFSGFIGKLLLLQGAIEADKIIVALIGLACSLLILLSVMRIFVRGFWGEKDESIIPDKKAARGFALPVVFLLFFSILLGVGAEWFYPSIASIGDYLMNPETYIQSVLKE, encoded by the coding sequence ATGATTAGTAACTTAGCTGTTTTACCAATAGTCATACCGCTGATCGCAGGTGTCATAGCCATACTCATTAACCGTAAACTGACAATCGTCAGACGTTTTGCTCAGATATTGACAGCCGTTAATACGATTGTAGTCGGTTATATATTATTTTATGTCAGTCAGAATGGTGCCGTCATTTTAGAAGCAGGTGATTGGATGGCTCCATTCGGCATCGTCCTCGTTGCCGATCTCTTATCGGTGGTATTAGTGTTTACCACCAATATCATCGCTCTTGCTTGTGTATTTTATGCACCAAAGTCTTTAAGTGATCAACAAGAGGAATTTTACTTTTACACGTTCTACTTCCTTTTGATATCAGGGGTGTCCGGAGCATTTATTACAGGTGATTTATTCAACCTGTTCGTGTTCTTTGAAGTACTGCTGATGGCCTCTTATGGACTGATTGTATTAGGTGGAGATAAGGTCCAATTGCGTGAATCGATTAAATATGTATTGATCAACCTGTTTTCGTCTATGCTTTTTGTCACAACAGTCGCGTTTTTATATTCCGTCGTTGGTACGGTAAATATGGCACAAATTGCACAACGTGTCGGCGAAGTAGAACAGACTGGCGTTTTAACTGCGATCGGAATTTTGCTGTTTTTCGTATTTGGTACGAAGGCTGCACTGTTCCCACTTTATTATTGGCTCCCTAAGCCATATATTGCACCAAATCCGGTCGTTTCCGCATTGTTTGGTGCCCTGCTAACAAAAGTAGGTATTTACTCGTTGTTACGTGTATTTTCGATAATTTTCGTTCACAAGAGTGATGTGACCCATGAATTATTTATTTGGATTGCTGCACTCACTTTGATTTTTGGTGCAATTGGAGCAATGTCTACGCAGAACATTAAATTAATTGTTGCCTATAATATTATTCCAGCAGTTGGATTTATGTTGCTCGGCATCGGTGTCTACAACAGTACAGGTTATGCTGGAACAGTTTATTATTTATTAAGTGACATGATTATTAAAGCCGCCCTCTTTCTACTAGTTGGGGCGATTGCCTATCTGGCAGGAACGAGCGATTTACGCAAGATACGAGGATTAATACATCATTATCCATTCCTCGGCTGGATATTCTTCATCGCAGCATTGGTGCTTTCTGGAATTCCGCCATTTAGCGGATTTATTGGCAAACTGCTATTATTACAAGGAGCGATAGAAGCTGATAAGATTATCGTTGCCTTAATTGGGTTAGCATGTAGTTTATTAATTTTATTATCTGTGATGCGAATATTTGTCCGTGGTTTCTGGGGTGAGAAAGACGAATCAATAATCCCTGACAAAAAAGCTGCAAGAGGATTTGCATTACCTGTAGTCTTTCTACTATTTTTCTCTATATTGCTTGGTGTCGGTGCAGAATGGTTCTATCCAAGCATTGCGTCAATCGGGGATTATCTGATGAACCCGGAAACATATATTCAATCTGTATTAAAGGAGTAA
- a CDS encoding Na(+)/H(+) antiporter subunit C, whose amino-acid sequence MEIVMSILAGILFTTGIYNLLQKQMLRIIIGTALISHGAHLFILTMGELKRGKPPVLSDDIVNYSDPLPQALILTSIVISFGVTSLLLVLAYRASKENGTDNMEKLRGNEND is encoded by the coding sequence ATGGAAATCGTCATGTCGATTCTAGCAGGGATTTTGTTCACAACTGGTATCTACAATTTGTTACAAAAGCAGATGCTGCGGATTATTATTGGTACTGCTTTGATTTCCCATGGAGCTCACTTATTTATTTTAACAATGGGTGAACTAAAGCGTGGGAAACCACCAGTTCTTAGTGACGATATCGTAAATTATAGCGATCCGCTTCCACAAGCATTAATCCTTACATCAATTGTAATTAGCTTTGGTGTCACAAGTCTATTGCTCGTGCTGGCTTATCGTGCCTCCAAAGAGAATGGAACAGATAATATGGAGAAATTAAGGGGAAACGAAAATGATTAG
- a CDS encoding Na+/H+ antiporter subunit A: MLFAVFLPVLLAIFIPYLSKWKENIHTGYFVLLAPLAVFLYFIPHIGNDFTPIIQSFNWIPSMDIGFDFYLDGLSLLFVLLISGIGTLVTLYSIFYLHTSERLDQFYVYLLIFMTAMFGVVLSDNVFVLYAFWELTSISSFLLIGYWNYKERSRYGALKSMLITIFGGLSMFGGFILLTSITGTTSIQEMIEQTDTILSSPYFGLILALLLLGAFTKSAQFPFHIWLPDAMEAPTPVSAYLHSATMVKAGIFLVARFSPIFSESDWFFVLVSGFGIITLIWGSFMAVRQTDLKGILAFSTISQLGMIMAMLGFGTKLAIYAAVFHILNHATFKGSLFMIAGIVDHESGTRDIRKLGGLATLMPISATLAFFGTFSMAGVPLPFLNGFYSKELFFDASLELHESSIAFANVLAQAIPYLAVFGSIFTFVYSMYLVFGTFMGKKKLDQLPAKPHEAPVGMLISPIILVVGVVIIGLFPNLVNSTFLAHTAEAIYGAPVEKHVQFWHGWNSPPLYMSLVVVGFGTVLALTIKHWSNIYQYLPGKLSLNKVYDFLVDQFEKTSARITNSYMNGSLNRYMSLILIAIVVCTFGILWITDGFAWDTSNLAEITLHEILIAAAMAVAAIFTIFTINKVASILVLGVVGYGLSLLFILYSAPDLALTQLVVETITVALFLLCFYHLPKLRERNESKTKKLSNLIISVGFGAMMTIIAISAHSTKLFEKISDYFLETSHDIGGGDNVVNVILVDMRGIDTLFEIVVLGIAALAIYGLIKLRNKKGAK, translated from the coding sequence ATGTTGTTCGCAGTTTTTTTGCCAGTATTGCTGGCAATCTTTATCCCATATTTAAGTAAATGGAAGGAGAATATACATACAGGCTATTTTGTATTACTAGCGCCACTCGCTGTATTCCTTTATTTTATTCCACACATCGGTAATGATTTTACGCCCATTATCCAGTCTTTCAACTGGATTCCATCAATGGATATTGGTTTTGACTTTTATCTGGATGGCCTAAGTTTATTATTTGTCTTATTAATAAGTGGTATCGGAACACTAGTCACACTTTATTCAATCTTTTATCTGCATACCTCTGAAAGACTGGACCAATTTTACGTCTATCTCCTGATTTTTATGACAGCCATGTTTGGTGTCGTTTTATCCGATAACGTATTTGTGCTCTATGCATTTTGGGAGCTTACCTCCATTTCATCTTTCCTGCTGATTGGATATTGGAATTATAAAGAACGTTCCCGTTATGGTGCCTTAAAATCAATGTTGATCACGATTTTTGGTGGTTTAAGCATGTTTGGTGGTTTTATTTTACTTACCTCTATAACAGGTACAACAAGTATTCAAGAAATGATCGAGCAAACTGACACGATTCTATCCAGTCCATATTTTGGATTAATTTTAGCACTGCTTTTATTAGGTGCCTTTACAAAATCTGCTCAATTTCCTTTCCACATCTGGCTGCCAGATGCGATGGAAGCTCCAACGCCAGTTAGTGCTTACTTGCACTCCGCTACAATGGTAAAAGCCGGAATATTCCTTGTTGCCCGCTTTTCACCTATTTTCTCAGAAAGCGACTGGTTCTTTGTATTGGTTAGCGGTTTTGGAATTATAACCTTAATTTGGGGATCATTTATGGCGGTTCGTCAAACCGATCTGAAAGGTATTCTAGCCTTTTCTACCATCAGCCAGTTAGGTATGATTATGGCGATGCTCGGTTTTGGTACCAAACTTGCAATTTACGCAGCAGTCTTTCACATATTAAACCATGCTACTTTTAAAGGCAGTTTATTTATGATAGCAGGTATCGTTGATCACGAGTCTGGGACACGTGATATTCGCAAATTAGGTGGTCTGGCAACCTTGATGCCTATTTCAGCAACATTAGCCTTTTTCGGTACGTTTTCTATGGCAGGTGTACCATTACCATTCTTAAATGGGTTCTATAGTAAGGAATTGTTTTTTGATGCTTCCTTAGAATTACACGAATCCTCTATTGCATTTGCCAATGTTTTAGCACAGGCTATACCGTATTTAGCTGTTTTTGGAAGTATTTTCACATTTGTCTATTCCATGTATTTAGTGTTTGGAACATTTATGGGCAAAAAGAAGTTAGATCAGTTACCAGCCAAGCCGCATGAAGCGCCTGTTGGCATGTTGATTTCACCGATAATACTAGTCGTAGGAGTTGTCATTATCGGCTTATTCCCGAATCTCGTAAACAGTACCTTTTTAGCTCATACTGCGGAAGCAATCTACGGTGCTCCTGTCGAAAAGCATGTCCAATTTTGGCATGGCTGGAACAGCCCACCATTGTATATGTCATTAGTGGTTGTCGGGTTTGGTACAGTGCTTGCACTCACGATCAAACATTGGAGCAATATTTATCAGTACTTGCCTGGTAAGCTAAGTTTAAATAAAGTATACGATTTTCTCGTAGATCAATTTGAGAAAACGTCAGCAAGAATTACGAACAGTTATATGAATGGTTCATTGAACCGTTACATGTCACTGATTTTAATTGCGATTGTCGTCTGTACATTCGGAATACTTTGGATTACAGATGGATTTGCCTGGGATACCAGCAACCTGGCAGAAATTACATTACATGAGATACTGATTGCTGCTGCCATGGCTGTTGCTGCTATCTTTACGATATTTACAATAAATAAGGTTGCCTCTATTTTAGTCCTAGGTGTCGTCGGTTATGGCTTATCCTTGTTATTTATTCTTTATAGTGCACCGGATTTAGCCTTAACACAGCTCGTTGTCGAGACGATAACGGTAGCTTTATTCTTGCTTTGTTTTTATCACTTACCGAAACTTCGAGAAAGAAACGAAAGCAAGACGAAGAAACTTAGCAATCTGATCATATCTGTTGGTTTTGGTGCGATGATGACGATCATTGCAATTTCAGCACACAGTACAAAACTTTTTGAAAAAATATCAGATTACTTTCTCGAGACATCTCATGATATCGGTGGCGGTGATAACGTCGTAAATGTCATATTAGTCGATATGCGTGGGATTGATACTTTATTTGAGATTGTCGTATTAGGGATAGCTGCTTTAGCCATTTATGGTCTTATCAAGCTTCGCAACAAAAAGGGGGCAAAATAA
- a CDS encoding sporulation histidine kinase inhibitor Sda yields MENLSDELLIESYKKATELQLSYEFIQLMEEEMIRRSLMDFLEYTN; encoded by the coding sequence TTGGAAAACTTATCCGATGAATTACTAATTGAATCCTACAAAAAAGCTACCGAGCTTCAACTCAGCTATGAATTTATACAACTAATGGAAGAAGAGATGATCCGCCGCTCATTAATGGATTTTCTAGAGTACACTAATTAA
- a CDS encoding YqeG family HAD IIIA-type phosphatase: MLTKFLPNEHVKRVLDITPAKLREMGIKGVITDLDNTLVAWDVKDATEEVIEWFKEMKENEIKVTIISNNDKERVSVFSEPLEAPFVYSARKPLVHAFKRTAKHMELKKEEIVVIGDQLLTDVLGGNFAGFHTILVVPIVETDGKITRFNRMIERRILNWMHKKGMITWEDK, translated from the coding sequence TTGCTGACTAAATTTTTACCAAATGAACATGTAAAACGTGTTTTAGATATAACACCGGCGAAGCTCCGTGAGATGGGTATTAAAGGAGTAATTACTGATCTTGATAATACACTCGTTGCCTGGGACGTGAAAGATGCAACGGAAGAGGTCATAGAGTGGTTTAAAGAAATGAAAGAAAATGAAATAAAAGTTACAATAATTTCAAACAATGATAAGGAAAGAGTAAGTGTCTTTTCTGAACCATTGGAAGCACCATTCGTCTATAGTGCGAGAAAGCCATTAGTACACGCCTTTAAGCGGACGGCGAAGCATATGGAGTTGAAAAAAGAAGAAATCGTCGTGATTGGGGATCAATTACTGACAGATGTACTTGGTGGAAATTTTGCTGGATTTCATACCATTCTAGTTGTACCTATTGTAGAGACAGATGGTAAAATAACAAGGTTTAATCGTATGATTGAAAGGCGAATACTGAATTGGATGCATAAAAAAGGTATGATTACCTGGGAGGACAAATAA
- the yqeH gene encoding ribosome biogenesis GTPase YqeH: MEKLYCEGCGAEIQTEDKTKSGYVPQSALSNEHIICQRCFRLKHYNEVQEVEYTDDDYLRMIHQISDTNSLVVKIVDIFDFNGSFISGLQRLTGKNPIILVGNKVDLLPKSTNHNKLIHWMKKTASDYGLTVQDVFLVSASKGQGFEQIEAEIEARRNGKDVYVVGCTNVGKSTFINQLINRSNGVEDAITTSYFPGTTLGFIQIPLDKNSFMYDTPGVVNRIQLVHYVTDKDLKLITPKKEIKPKVYQLQDKQTLFLGGFARFDFEKGMKQSFVCYVSNLMMIHRTKLEQADSFYEKHVGDLLQPPSPETLEMLPPLVKQTIKIPHEKTDIVIPGLGWITVPEGGVTVSIHVPKGVNISLRAALI, from the coding sequence ATGGAGAAGTTATATTGTGAAGGCTGTGGAGCAGAAATACAAACAGAAGATAAGACAAAGTCAGGTTATGTTCCGCAAAGTGCATTGTCAAACGAACATATTATATGTCAACGTTGTTTTCGTCTAAAGCACTATAATGAAGTACAGGAAGTTGAATATACTGACGATGATTATTTGCGGATGATTCATCAGATCAGTGACACAAATAGTTTAGTCGTAAAAATTGTCGATATATTTGATTTTAATGGCAGTTTTATTTCTGGTTTACAACGTTTGACAGGTAAAAACCCAATTATATTGGTCGGAAACAAAGTGGATTTATTACCGAAATCAACGAACCACAACAAATTGATTCACTGGATGAAAAAAACAGCCAGTGATTATGGATTAACTGTACAGGATGTTTTTCTTGTTTCTGCATCAAAAGGGCAAGGTTTTGAGCAAATTGAAGCGGAAATCGAAGCAAGACGCAATGGTAAGGATGTTTATGTCGTAGGCTGTACGAATGTTGGAAAATCCACGTTTATTAATCAGTTGATTAATCGTTCAAATGGGGTGGAAGACGCGATTACCACATCGTACTTCCCTGGAACAACACTTGGTTTTATTCAAATTCCTTTAGATAAGAATTCGTTCATGTACGATACACCTGGTGTTGTCAACCGTATCCAGCTTGTGCACTATGTGACAGATAAAGACCTTAAATTGATTACACCAAAAAAAGAAATCAAACCGAAAGTATATCAGTTACAAGACAAACAGACCTTGTTTTTAGGCGGTTTTGCTCGTTTTGATTTCGAAAAAGGAATGAAACAATCCTTTGTGTGTTATGTTTCAAACCTTATGATGATTCATCGTACGAAATTAGAACAAGCGGATTCCTTCTATGAGAAGCATGTCGGGGATTTATTGCAGCCACCTAGTCCGGAAACACTGGAGATGCTGCCGCCATTAGTAAAACAAACGATTAAGATTCCACACGAAAAAACTGATATTGTCATCCCGGGTCTTGGCTGGATAACCGTACCTGAAGGAGGCGTTACGGTTTCGATTCATGTACCTAAAGGTGTCAATATTTCGTTACGTGCTGCTTTAATATAA
- the aroE gene encoding shikimate dehydrogenase — protein MDYKLGLIGHPIGHSLSPWIHAQFLDLAGLDGEYKLYEGDHQQLPKVLKHLKQEELDGFNVTVPYKQVIVDFLDEIDEDAKVLGAVNTVVSVNGKWKGYSTDGAGYIRSLTEPFPNLLNKNTSVLLLGAGGAARGIYRALIQQQIGRVDIANRSANKAEQLIASMRLPDIDSQVLSFQEAEEQLANYDLIIQTTSVGMKPHIAKQVISLANLSADAVVSDIVYQPIMTQLLQDASARGAAIHHGHAMLLYQGQLAFEKWTGHTLEINHLVDELEKKLRGENN, from the coding sequence TTGGATTATAAATTAGGGTTAATTGGCCATCCAATCGGTCATTCGCTTTCACCTTGGATTCACGCACAATTTTTGGATTTAGCAGGATTAGATGGGGAATATAAATTATATGAAGGGGATCATCAACAGCTTCCCAAGGTTTTAAAACATTTAAAGCAGGAAGAATTAGATGGTTTTAATGTCACTGTCCCTTATAAACAAGTAATTGTTGACTTCCTCGATGAAATTGATGAGGATGCAAAAGTACTCGGTGCTGTCAATACAGTTGTATCAGTTAATGGAAAGTGGAAAGGGTACAGCACGGATGGTGCAGGTTATATCCGTTCTTTAACTGAACCATTTCCAAATCTTTTAAATAAAAACACATCTGTGTTATTATTAGGTGCTGGTGGAGCAGCCCGTGGCATTTATCGTGCATTGATTCAACAACAAATAGGACGTGTGGACATAGCGAATCGTTCTGCAAATAAGGCGGAACAATTAATTGCTTCCATGCGATTACCAGATATCGACTCACAAGTACTGTCCTTTCAAGAAGCGGAAGAACAGTTGGCCAATTATGACCTTATCATACAAACAACTTCTGTCGGCATGAAGCCGCACATAGCTAAGCAAGTAATTTCGCTAGCCAATCTATCTGCTGATGCTGTAGTAAGTGATATTGTGTATCAACCAATTATGACACAGTTGCTACAAGATGCATCTGCTCGCGGTGCAGCTATCCACCACGGGCACGCGATGTTGTTATATCAAGGACAATTGGCTTTCGAGAAATGGACCGGACATACGCTTGAAATTAATCATCTTGTAGATGAATTAGAGAAAAAATTAAGAGGTGAAAATAATTGA
- the yhbY gene encoding ribosome assembly RNA-binding protein YhbY — MNLTGKQKRFLRAQAHHLNPIFQVGKDGVNDNMIKQIYEALEKRELIKVSILQNCMEDKNDVADALAEGAEAFVVQLIGNTIVLYKESQENKQITLP; from the coding sequence TTGAATTTAACTGGTAAACAAAAACGCTTTTTACGAGCGCAAGCACATCATTTGAACCCGATTTTTCAAGTCGGTAAAGACGGTGTCAACGATAATATGATCAAACAAATTTATGAAGCATTGGAAAAGAGAGAATTGATTAAAGTATCAATCTTGCAAAACTGTATGGAAGATAAAAACGACGTAGCAGATGCACTGGCTGAAGGTGCAGAGGCATTTGTTGTGCAACTTATTGGCAACACTATCGTATTATATAAAGAATCACAAGAAAACAAACAAATTACTTTACCTTAA
- a CDS encoding nicotinate-nucleotide adenylyltransferase, which yields MKRIGLFGGTFDPPHYGHLLMAEHAYQQMDLDEVWFIPSFKPPHKEEANTTAKDRVEMTRIAIQDHPAFSVNTIEVDREDKSYTVHTIKLLQKQYPDFQFYFIIGGDMVEYLPNWYRINELMKLVPFIGVKRPGYTLDTIYKVEEVEMPLIEISSTMIRDRLQSGESIRYLTSPEVIAMINKYQLYS from the coding sequence ATGAAACGAATTGGTTTATTCGGCGGCACCTTTGATCCGCCGCATTATGGTCATTTACTCATGGCGGAGCACGCTTATCAACAGATGGATTTAGACGAGGTTTGGTTTATTCCATCTTTTAAGCCGCCGCACAAAGAAGAAGCAAATACGACAGCAAAAGACAGAGTGGAAATGACACGAATCGCGATACAAGATCATCCTGCTTTTTCCGTTAACACGATAGAAGTAGACAGAGAAGATAAATCCTATACGGTTCATACCATCAAGTTACTGCAAAAACAGTATCCTGACTTCCAATTTTACTTTATCATTGGTGGCGATATGGTGGAATATTTGCCGAACTGGTATCGAATTAATGAATTAATGAAGCTAGTCCCTTTTATTGGCGTGAAACGGCCCGGATATACGTTAGATACGATTTATAAGGTAGAAGAAGTGGAAATGCCTTTAATCGAAATCTCATCTACCATGATTCGTGATCGGCTCCAGTCTGGTGAGTCTATAAGGTATTTGACCTCTCCGGAAGTCATTGCAATGATTAATAAATATCAATTATATTCATAA